The nucleotide sequence AAAGGCTTGCACAGCAGCCAGGAAACTTTGACGCAGCAGACCCAGCAAGCGCCGGCAGGGCACAATCAGCCTTCCGGGACTGGCAATGTGCGCGAGCAAAGCCAGCAGATTCAGCAGCAATATCGCCAGCAACTGGAGTCCGCGCTCAACGCCAAGCGGCCCGATCCTGACGCGGCTCAGTAAGCTCGCATCAACCAGCCGCGCTGGAAGACTGTTCGCGTATTGCCACCTTCCCCCATCTGTTCCATCAAGGAGAAAGCATGCCCATGATCGCCAGCCCAGCCACCACTCATTTCGCCAGACTGCCGCTTGCTTTGGGGCTGGCACTGGCTGCGGGCTGCTTGACGCAAGCGCATGCGCAGGGTGTGGCGCAGGCCACGGCGCATTCAGCAGACAAGCCTCTGGTGGTGCGCATTGCCCATGGCGGGCCGGTTTCCGGCCCTATTGCGGCCTTGGGCAAGGATGAAGAAAACGGCGTGCGCATGGCCATTGATGAACTCAATGCGCGCAAGCTGCAAATCGGCGGTCGCCCTGTGCAGTGGAAGCTGGAGGCGGGCGACGATATGGGTGACCCGGGTCAGGCTGCGGCCCTGGCCCAGCGCTTTTGCGACAAGAAAGTGGCGGGTGTGGTTGGCCACCTGCAATCGGGCACAACCTTGCCTGCGGCCAAGATCTACAACGACTGCAATATTCCCAACATCACGCCTGCAGCCACGAACACCTCGATTACCGAGGCCGGTTACGACGCCAGCTTTCGCGTGATTGCCAATGACAAGGCCATGGTCGATGCACTGCTGGACTATGCGGTCAAGCATCGCGGCATCAAGCGCGTGGCCATCATTGACGACCGCACGGCCTATGGGCAGGGCATTGTCAAACTGTTCGAAGCCGCGGCGGCCGAGCGCGATGTGCAGATCGTGGACAAGCAGTACACCAGCGACAAGGCCACGCAGTTTGCCCCCATTCTCACGGCGATCAAGGGGCACAAGCCTGATGCCATCTTCTTTGGCGGCATGGATGCGCAGGCTGGTCCCATCCTGCGCCAGATGTCGCAGCTGGCCATGAACCAGACGCAGTTTCTGGGAGGCGATGCGCAATGCTCGGAACGCCTGCCGGTCATGGCAGACAAGGCTCCGGCCCTTAAAAATGTGGTCTGTGTGATGAGCGGCAGCTCTCTGGCGAAGATGCCGGGCGGCACTGCCTGGAAGCAGAAATACGACCAGCGTTTCCCCGGTCAGTATCAGGTTTACAGCCCTTACGCCTATGACGCGACCATGGTGCTGGCACAGGCCATGCTGCGTGCGGATTCCGCGCAGGTCGAAGCCTACCTGCCGCGCCTGCGCCAGTCGCACTACGAAGGTGTGACGGGCACGATTGAATTCGACTCTCAGGGTGAATTGCAGAACCCCCGTGTGACCTTGTTTGGCTATGCCTCGGGTGAGCGCAAGGAGCTGCAGGTCAGCGGTCAGTGATTGTTGCAGGGTTTGGAGTGAAATAGCTCTCAAGTCCCGTTGATATAAGCGCAAGCAGCTATGGAATTTGATGTGTCTGTGCACGAGGGCTTTATGCGCCAGGCGCTGGAGCAGGCCCGCGCAGCTGCAGCTTGTGGCGAGGTGCCGGTGGGCGCTATCGTGGTCAAGAATGGGCAGGTCATAGGCCGTGGCCGAAACAGCCCGCTGTCGGTCAACGACCCCACCGCCCATGCAGAGGTGATGGCGTTGCGCGAAGCGGCGCTGGCGCTGGGCAACTACCGGCTGGAAGGCTGCACCCTGTATGTGACGCTGGAGCCTTGCACCATGTGTAGCGGCGCCATGCTGCATGCGCGGGTTGCCAGCGTGGTCTATGGCGCGGCAGAACCCCGGACCGGCGCGGCAGGATCCGTGCTCAATGTGTTTGGCTATGCCGAGATTAATCACCAGACCCAGGTGCTGCGCGGCGTACTGGCCGATGAATGCGCGGCGGTGATGGCAGATTTTTTTCAGCAACGCCGCAAAGAAAAAAAATTGCAGGAGCCGCATCCCCTCAAGGACTGGGCGCTGCGCAATTCAGAGGAAACCTTTGCCAGCCTGTCGCACTGGCCCTGGCAGCCGCATTGGCGCAGCGATCTTCCTGCGTTGCAAGGCCTGCGATTGGCGGTGGTGGATGAAGGGCCAGGCCATGCCTCGCTGACCTGGCTATGTTTACATGGCAGCCCCGGCTGGGGCTATCAGTTCAGGCATGTGCTGCCCGAGCTGCTGGCGGCGGGGCATCGCGTGGTTGTGCCGGATTTGCCTGGCTTTGGGCGCAGTGACCAGCCCAAGAAAGACAGGCAGCACAGTGCTCATTGGCATGTGCAGGTGCTGGCTGAACTGGTGCAGGCGCTGAATCTGCAGTCGGTCATGCTGCTGGGGCAGGGCGATGGCGGCTTGATGGGCTTGCAGCTTGCAGCGCAGATGCCTGAGCGTTTTATGGGGGCCTGGCTCAAAGACGTCTGGCCGCTGGCGCAGCAGCCGGACAGCCGTCGCCAGTGGTTTGAGCAGGCAGCGCGCAAACCCTCGTTGAATGTGGCGCGTGCCATGGCCGAGGTAGAGGGGGGCAGCATGCCCGGTGACGATCAGGCATGGAACGCCCCTTTTACCCAGCCCGGCCACCGAGCCGCACTCAAGGCTTGGCCACGCGTGCAGCAGGAACTGGCGGGTGTACCCGCCGAACTGCTGATGCAATGGGCGCAAGGGCGTCGTCTGTGGCTGCAAGCGCCTGCTGCAGACCGGCCCGTGAGTTCAGCCCAGTGGCAAACCGCCTGGCGCCAGGTGCTGCCGGAATTGGCGAGCGAGGACGCCGCCTGGCGCCAAACCCCGCATGGCTCTCTGGTTCCTGTCCAAAGTCAGGGCAGCGCGGCAGCGGCTGTGGAATACTTTGCGCCATCGTCTGCAGCTCAGTAAGACCCGCTGACACTGGCCTTGATACGTCGTTGCTTCGCCTACGCGGCCCGGCATCTCGTCTCAAGCGCAAACCTTCGGTTTGCTCGGTGGTGTTGGTGGCTTTAAGAGCTGCGCTCTGAACCGAATTTTCGAGTCTGCGGATTCACCTATTTCACGGAGCATGCGGCCAGTGGCTGCATGAAAAGGCTTTGGCAACCTCGCGCAAATCCCCAGCATCCACCAAGCAAGACAGCACCGATCTGAACGATCACGCGAACCCCCATGAGCACACGCATGCCCACGACTGCGGCCATGCAGACCATGTGCATGACGAGCATTGCAGCCATGAGCACCACGACCATCATGACCATGTGCATAGCGCCGACGGCAGCTGCTGCGGTCATGACCACAGCCATGGTGCCAAGCACATCTATATCTACTCCCCATCGGGTGCGGTGCGTGACAAGGCCGCTTTCAAGCGCGGCATCAAGCAACTTGAAGCGCTGGGCCATGAGGTGGAAGTTGATGCGGATGCACTCTCCAGCAGCCAGCGCTTTGCGGGCGATGATGCTACCCGTCTTGCGGCCATTCACCGTGCTGCAGCCAGCGGCGCCGATGTGGCGCTGATCTCGCGGGGTGGCTACGGCCTCACGCGCATCCTGCCGGGCATCAAATACAAGACGGTGGCCAAGGCCATCGCCAATGGCACCCGATTCGTGGGCCTGAGCGACTTCACCGCCTTCCAGCTGGCCATGCTGGCGCAGACAGGTTCCACCACCTGGGCAGGCCCCGCACTGAATGCTGACTTTGGTGTGGATGTCAAAAAGACGGGCGAGCCCGTGGACGACATCATGCTGGACTGCTTTGAAGACCTGCTCAGCGGGCAGGGCGAAGGTGCTGGCTGGCAGATGCCCAGGATTGGCGAGCTGCCCAATGGCAAGCCCCAGCTCAAGGATTTTTATGTGCCGGGCGGCGCCACGCTGTGGGGCGGCAATCTGGCGGTGCTGGTGTCCCTGCTGGGTACGCCTTATTTTCCGCAGATCGACGGCGGCATTCTGTTCCTGGAAGATGTGGGCGAGCACCCCTACAAGATTGAGCGCATGCTGACCCAGCTGATGCTGGCGGGCGTGCTGCAAAAGCAAAAAGCCATCGTCTTTGGCCAGTTCACCGAGTTCAAGCTGACCCCGCACGACAAGGGCTTCAAGCTGCAGACCGTCATCGACTGGCTGCGCATGCAGATCAAGCGCCCGGTGCTGCAAGGCCTGCCGTTTGGCCATGTACCCACCAAGGTGCTGCTGCCGGTCGGTGCTCAGGTATCACTGTCTGTCGAAGGCCGCGATGCCCTCATCTATTGGGGTCATACTCACTGATTGATAGCTGCTGGCGCTTGATAGATAAGCGCTAGAGCCGGTTTTGATTGAAATTTCTGAGAAGGATGGGCTGGCATGGGTAAGGCCGCATTGCAATGGACCGATGACATGCTGGCCCAGCTGGGCAAGGAAAAAGACGCTGTGCTGGCCGAGCGCTGGGGCACATCGGCCAAGACCGTGAACCTCAAGCGCAATGCGCTGGGCATTGCTGCCTTTGGCCACTTTCAGTGGACAAAAGAAGCGGTCGCCATGCTGGGCAAAGAGCCGGATGCCGAAGTGGCCAGGCAACTGGGCATCAGCAAGGCCAGCGTGGTGGCCAAGCGCACGGAGTTTGGCATTGCCTCTTTGACGGGGGCGGCCAGCGGTGCGTTTGACTGGACGGATGAGGCGGTTGCCCTGCTGGGAACCGCATCGGACGCCAAGGTGGCAGAGCAACTGGGCCTGAGCCGCCTGACGGTTTACAACGCCCGCATGGCGCGCGGCATTGCTGCTGCGAAAAAAGCTACTGCCAAGGAATGAGCGCCACCGCGCCAGATTCACCCATGCCATCGCAAAGCCTTGTGCAAAGCGGCTTGCGCGGGCTGGTGCTGGGATGGACCTGGCTGGCCGCGTTGTGGTGTGCCGCACATTTTCTGACGCAGCTGCCTGCATGGGGCTGGCTGCTGGCCGTTTTGCTGCTGGCCATCATGCCGGCATGGGGGCTATGGCTGGCCTTCATGCTGCGCAAGAAGATTCTGCGGTTTCAGTTTGCGCCACAGGGCCGTGTAGGCCGCTGGCTGTCCGGCGGCTGGTGGGCCGCCTGCAAGGCCCTGCTGCTGGCGCTTTTGCTGTGCAGCACCGCGCTGTGGCAAGCATGGTTTCTGGCGAGCTGGGAGTGGGCGCTGCTGGCGCTGGCGGTTCCGCTTTATCTGGTGATGATGGCGTGCCTGCAGGCTTGGCTGGCGCCGGAATTTTCAAGCACTACCTTTGCGTGGCGCTGGAGCCAGAGGGCGGCCAGAGTCTTGCTGGTGGTTGCGCTGGGGGGCTTGTGGCTGTACCTCATGGCGCGCAGCCAGGACTTTGGCCGTGCGCTGACACCCGCCATGGAGCCTGCAGCACTGGATGCGGTCATTGCGCAGATTCGTTCGGCTCCGTCAGGGCTGGTGCGCTGGGGACTGGATAGCTTGCTGGCGCTGCAGGTGGCGGGTGCCGCTGCGACGGATTTACCCCAGATTCCTGCGCTCAGGATTTTGCTGCTGGCGCTGTTTGGCCCTGTGGGCATGCTGCTATGCATTGCCGCTGCCATGCAAGGCGCCAGTGGCTGCGCTTTCATCTGGCGGCAGGCGGCGCCACCCGGGGGCGGTCGAAACTCTGCGCCTTTGCTGGGCGTGATCGGCGTGCTGGTGCTGGGCATTCTGGTGCAGGCCACGGCCAGCCTTGATGGACTGGCGCGCACGTATGAAAGCCCGCTGGCATTGCAGCGCCTGCCAGAGTGCGAGCGCATAGGCCAGCAGTTCTACCGCCTGGGTACGCTGGACGCCACGCGCCAGCTGGCGCTGCAGGCACTGGGAAAAATGCAGGGGGCGCAGGCGCTGTGCCAAGGCATGAACGGGGTAGAGCAGCAGTTGGATGCCGCCGTGGAGCGTTACCTTGACTGGTACTTCAGCCTGGGCGCGGAGTGGGGGCGCATTCTGAGCCTGCTGACCGGGGATGTGGGCCAGTTTCTGCAGAACAAGCTGACAGAGACATTGTTGGCCACGCCGGGGCTGGATGCCTGGGTGCAGTCCGTGCAAAAGCAGGCCCAGCAAGGGGGCTCGGCTCTGACCCAGGCGCAGCAGCATATCAATGAGACATTGGCGCGCCACCATCTGGCGCTGGATGCAAGCCAGTGCATTGTGCGCACGCAGGTGCCGCAGCTGCCAGCGCTGGACATGCTGGGCAACGCCCGCCAGCGCCTGACGGCCAGCGCGCTCGGCGCCACAGGTGCGGGCGCATTCGCAGCCGTGGTCGCAGGCAAGGCCATGGCCAAAACCTCCATGAAGGCGGCCAGCAAGGTGCTGGCCAAAGCTGCTGCCAAGCAGGGGCTGGGCAAGGCCGGTGCTGCCGCAGCCGGGGCGGCTGTGGGCTCGGTTGTGCCCGGCGTTGGTACAGCTGCCGGGGCCATTGCCGGGGCCGTGGCTGGTGCGCTTATCGGCGTGGGGATTGACTGGGCGGCGCTGTATGCCGAGGAAATGCTGACGCGAGATGCCATGCGCGCCGATCTGCAGGCGGCCTTGAGGGAGCAGCTGCAAATGCAAAAAACTGCACTGGGCTGCGGGGCCGCCAGCATGACCCAGTGACGGTGCGCGTCCTTGGCTGACAGGCATGGGCCTGAACATGGCGTACAACGCAGTGGGTTGGCGCTGCTATTGAAAATACAGCGTCTGGCCCTTTATCCCATTGAGCTTGAATGCTTCAGGAGTTCTGAATGTCCGATTCCGATATGGCGACAGTCGCCCGCAAACTGATGTACTGGCTGGTCAGCGTGCAAGGGCTGCGCGACGGCGATGGCGTTTCGCCGCAATTGCTGGCCAAAGGCATGGAAAAGCATGGCATCACAGGCGATGCAGAGCAGGCGGCGCTGGACTTGGCTTTCTCCAGTGGCTGGCTACAAAAAGGCCCGCTGGACGAAATTCAGCTCACGAAGAAAGGTTTTGGACTGGATTTCGGGCAATAAATAAGAGAGCGCAACTCGCCCTATTTACGGCTCTCTCACGGCTCTCTCACGACTCTTTCAAGGCGTTTACTCCAGATAAACGCCTTTTTCCTTTTTGCGGGCGCGCATGCCGGTGCGCAGAAACAGCACGCTGCCGCCTTGCTCGGCCAGTGGCTTGCCACCGGCTGCGGCCAGATGGGTGTCGGCACGCTGATCCCAGTTGGCGAGCAAATCCTGCAGCGCCTGGTGCTCGGCATCGCTCAGTTGCGGGTGCTCATTGAGGAAAGTCTGCAGATACTCGCTGGCGTCCTGCCTGAGTTGCTCGCGTGTGGTGGCCAGAGAGATATAGCTGATGTCGTCCTGTCCGGCAGTCTGCGTGCCCAGCAGATAGCAGCCTATGTAGTCGCCCCGGGTCTGGCCCACTTCAGGGTCCTGGCTGAGTTTTTTGAGCAAGCTGAACGGCCACATGCGTTGAATTCCTAACACCGGGCCACGGCCCAAACAGGTATTGTCTCTCATGCTTGGTGGCTGCCCGCATGTGGTTGTTGCGCAGGCAGGCATCAAAAAAGAGGGCGCATGAAACACACAACAAGCTCTGGAAACTGGGTCCGCCGTGGTCTGCATGCGGTGGCTGCCGTCACGGCGCTGGCGTTGCTGGCGGGCGGCGCTGTCGCTGTCTATGGCGTGAGAGCGCAGCCCAAGCTCGATGTCAAGCTGACTCTGGTGGGCTTGCAAAAGACGGTGCTGGTGCGGCGCGATGCGGCCGATATCACCCATATCAGTGCGGCTTCGCCTCAGGATGCCTGGCGGGCGCTGGGCTTTGTTCATGCGCAGGAGCGAGGCTGGCAGCTGGAGTTCAACCGCCGCCTGATGCGGGGGCGGCTTTCCGAGATTCTGGGGCCCGCCACACTGGAGCTGGACAAGCTCATGCGGGCGCTGGACATTCATGGCGCGGCGCGCCGCCAGTATCAGGCCATGCCAGCTGCGGTGAAAGAAGCCCTGATGGCCTACAGCCAGGGGATTGCAGCTTTCTACGCCCGCCCATCACAGGCCACGGCCCCCGAATTTTTGCTGCTTGGCGCAAAGGCGGGTGGCGACAAAGGCCAGCCCTGGGCGCCTGAGGACACCGTGGGCTGGGCGCTGATGATGGCGCTGGATCTTGGGGGCAACTGGGGCAATGAGTTTGCCCGCCTCAATTTGCTGCAGACCCTGAGCACCGAGCAACTGTGGCAACTGATGCCAGCCTATCCGGGCGAGCAGCCCGCCACTAGCGTTGATCTGGCCGCGCTGTACAGGCAACTGGGCGTGTATCGCTCGGCGGATGATGCACCGAAAATCAGCCAGCCTGCGAAGTTGATGGAATCCGCGCTTCAGCAATGGGCCGCAGCCACGGTGCGCGATATGGGCAGCAACGATGGTCTGGGCAGCAACAACTGGGTGGTGGCGGGCAGCAAGACCCGCAGCGGCAAACCTTTGCTGGCCAATGACCCCCATCTGGGCCTGAGCGCGCCAGCCATCTGGTACTTTGCCCATCTGCAGGCTCCAGAAGGTAAAGCAGCCGATGGCACCAGTCTGAGCGCCATGGATGTGGTGGGTGCCACCTTGCCCGGCATGCCTTTTGTGGTGCTGGGCCGCACGGCCGAGGTGGCCTGGGGCTTTACCAATACCAACCCCGATGTGCAGGACCTGTATCTGGAGCAGATCAACCCGGCAGACAGCAGCCAGTACCGCACGCCCACGGGCTGGGAAAAGTTTGGCGTGCGCGAGGAAATCTTCAGGATCAAGGGCCAGTCCGATCAAAAAATCACGCTGCGCAGCACGCGCCATGGCCCGGTGCTCAGCGATGCGCAGGCGCAATACGGGCAGGTGATTGATCGCAGCCGCTATGCGCTGGCCCTGCGCTGGGCGGCGCTGGATACGGATAACCGCACGGTGGAGGCGGGCCTCAAGGCCAATGGTGCGCGCACGGTGCAGCAGCTGTTCGAGGCGTTTTCGGGCTACCACTCGCCCATGCAGAGCATTGTGGCGGCAGATGTGCATGGCGCCACAGGCTTCAAGGCCGCAGGCAAGGTGCCGGTGCGCGCCGCCGACAATGATCTGCGCGGCGTGGCCCCCGCACCGGGCTGGGAGGCCCGCTACGACTGGCAGGGCTGGCTGAGCTACGAGCAGACACCGCAGGATGATGGCGCGGCACGCGGCTTTGTGGCCACGGCCAACCAGCGCGTGACGGCGCCCGGTTACGCACATTTTCTGACCCAGGACTGGAGCCTGCCTTACCGCCACCAGCGCATAGAGCAGTTGCTGAACGCAAGCGACCAGCATGATGCGGCCAGCATGGCCGCCATTCAGAACGATGTGCAGTCGCTGGCCACACAGGCTTTGCTGCCGGCGCTGCGCAAGGCGCAATCCTCGCATCCACTGGCGGCCCGGGCGCTGCAGCTGATGGCAGGGTTTGACGGCAAGATGGACAAAAATCTGCCACAGCCGCTGATTTTTTCGGTCTGGGTGGATGAGCTGACGCGGGGCATTGTCATTCCCCGCATTGGCGAGCAGCGCTTTTTGATGACCTATGGCAAGCGCGACTTCCGCGCCGGTGTTGAAGGCATTCTGGCGCGCAATGATGCGGGATGGTGTGCGCCCAAAACATGCGATCAGCAAGTGGCTGATGCGCTGACTCGCACGCTGGACAAGCTGCAGGCCGCCTATGGCAGCCGTCTGCAAAACTGGCGCTGGGGTGACGCCCATCCTGCACTGAGCGCACATCGCCCCTTTGGTGCCGTTGCTGCGTTGGCTCCTATCTTCAACGTGAGCGTGGCGGCCAGCGGTGACAACTACACGGTCAACGTCGGCCAGTACAACCCCAACCCCGTGCCCGCAGATGCCCGGGGGGCGCTGGGCGGGCGTTTTGTGGACCGCCATGCACCATCGCTGCGCGCCATTTATGACCTGAACGATCTGGAGTCCTCGCGCTTTATCTACCAGACGGGGCAAAGCGGGCTGGCCCTGTCGGGCCGTTATGGCGATATGCGCGATGAGTGGGCCAGCGGCCGCTATCGCCCGCTGCAGATGCAGCCAGGCCGCTTTACCCATGTGCTGGCGTTGCAGCCCAGTGCACGTTGACGATGAGGTGTGTCTGGTACCTGCTTTTAAATTGATAGCTGAAAGCGCTTTAGGGATAGGCGCTTTGGGCTAAAAATTTAAAAATACTCTCAGGCGCCGCAGAAGTTCTCAATCAGCCGGGCCACATCCTCGGGCTGGTCGTGGTGCAGCATATGGCCTGCGTCCTGCACCACGGCCACTTCGCACCGCGGGATGTGCTTGAGGCGGTCGTGATACTGCTCCAGCGTATAGCGGCCCTTGTACCAGCCGCCCAGACTGTCGTCAGAAGCCTCTACCGACAATGTGGGCGCGGTGATGGCTGCCAGGCAGGCAATGGCTTCATCGGCACGGTACACATAGGGGTTGACCACTTTGTGCGAGGCATCGCCCAGAATATGCCAGCGGCCTTGCGCATCAGGGGCGGCCCAGTGGTGGGCCAGCCACAGGGCCTTGTCACGCGGCAGGCGGTGGTTGGTTTTTTGCAGGCGGTCGGCCACGGCTTCCACGCTGGCGTAAGGCGCCAGCGCCATCCCGCCAGCGCGCTGTTCACGCAGTTCATCCATCCACTGCGACAGGCGCTTTGGTGCTTGTTTGGCCGGGGTTTCAGGCATGCCAAAGCCTTCCAGATTCACAAAGCGGCGAATGCGTGCGGCTCTGGCTCCCGCATACCAGCAGGAGACATTGCCACCCATGCTGTGGCCGACAAGATCGACGGGGGCATCGGGCGAGAGCTGCTCCAGCAGCATGTCCAGATCGGCCAGATAGTCGGTGAAGTAATAGCTGTCGCAGGGGGCAGCCGGGCGGCTCAGGCCAAAGCCGCGCCAGTCGTGGGCCACGATGCGGCGGCCCTGTACAAAGGCCTGGCTGAAGGCATCCACCACAAATTGCCAGGAGGCGGCCACGTCCATCCAGCCATGGGCCAGCACCAGCACAGGCAGGTCGGGGTTGAGCTGTTCAGGCTCCCAGCTGCGCAGGTGGTATTGCATATTGCGCACTGGCAGCATCTGAGACTGCCAGTGGCGCTGCGGCTGATAGGGGGATGCGCTGGTCTGCAGGGAGGGGGTGTGGTCGCTCATGGTGTCTCCGTTTGCCTTCATTATTGCGGCAGCGGCATGCAGCGCCGTCCTGCGCGAGACAGATGACGCCCCCGCGCCTTCAAACACCGCGTGCAGCACATGGTTTTGGGGGCTCAGGCCATAAACTGGAGGCCATGACCTCTGTTGCTTCTTCCGCCCGCCTTTCCATGAACCCCGTTGCTCTGGGCCAGAGCGATCTGCGTGTCAGCCCCATCTGTCTGGGCACCATGACGTTTGGCGAACAGGTCGATGAGGCCGAAGCCCATCGCATCATGGACCGCGCGGTGGAGCGGGGTGTGGACTTCTTCGACACGGCAGAGATGTACGCCGTGCCCGCCCGCGAAGCCACATTTGGCGCGACCGAAACCATCATCGGCAACTGGCTCAAGGCCCGCCCTGGCATGCGTGACCAGATCACGCTGGCCAGCAAGGTGGCAGGCCCGTCGCGCGGCATGCCCTGGATTCGTGCCAATGCAGGCATGTCGGCCCAGGATATGGTTCAGTCCTGCGACGCAAGCCTCAAGCGCCTGCAGACCGAGGTCATTGACCTCTACCAGATTCATTGGCCAGAGCGTCATGTGCCTGCTTTCGGCAGCATGTACTACGACCCGAAAAAAGAGCACTCGCTCACGCCTATTCACGAACAGTTGCAGGCGCTGGCAGGTCTGGTCAGGCAGGGCAAGATTCGCCACATTGGGCTGTCCAACGAAACGCCTTATGGCGTGCATGAATTTGTGCGCCTGGCCGAGCAGCACGGCCTGCCGCGTGTGGCAAGCACCCAGAACCCGTACTGTCTGGTCAACCGCAGCTATGAAAATGCGCTGGATGAGACCTGCCAGCGGCTGGACGTGTCTTTGCTGGCCTACTCCCCGCTGGCCTTTGGCCTGCTGACGGGCAAGTTCGACCAGTTCGCGCCGACCGAGGCGGGCGCGCCCAAGGACTCGCGCATCGGGCGCTATGAATCGGTGCAAAAGCAGCGCTGGGGCCGCCCGGATGCGCTGGCTGCCGCACGCCGCTACAACGCGCTGGCGCGCCAGCATGGCATGACGCCGGTGCAGATGGCGCTGGCGTTTTGCTACACCAAATGGCAGGTGGCCAGCACCATCATCGGCGTGACTTCAGCGGCGCAGCTCGATGAAGACCTCAATGCCTGGGGAACCGAACTCAGCCCTGAGTTGCTGACCGAGATTGACAAGATCCGCTGGGAAATGCGCGACCCTGCGGTTTGATGCTGTAATTGGCCTCTAGCGTATATCAGTCATGCGCTAGCAGCTATCAAAATAGAACCATGGCAAAAAAAGACAAAAGCGCCCATGTGAGCGAGACACCGGCCACGCAGATGCTCAAGGCTCACAAGGTGGAATTTACCGAGCACCCTTATGAGTATGTGGAGCATGGCGGTACCGAGGAATCTGCCCGGCAGCTGGGGCTGGATGAGCACGCAGTCGTCAAGACGCTGGTCATGCAGGATCAGGATGCCAAGCCGCTGATCGTGCTCATGCACGGCGACTGCAAGGTGTCCACCAAGAATCTGGCCCGCCAGATTGGCGCCAAAAGTGTGGAGCCCTGCAAGCCCGAAGTGGCCAACCGCCACAGCGGCTATCTGGTGGGCGGCACTTCGCCGTTTGGCACCAAGCGCGACATGCCTGTCTATATAGAGGACACGATTCTGGAGTTGCCGCGCATTGCCATCAACGGCGGCCGGCGCGGCTATCTGGTGCAACTGGCTCCCAAGGTTTGTACTGATCTGCTCAATGCCCAGCCCGTGCATTGCGCGCTGGCAGAATAGGGACCTAGCCTGCCGGGGCGTGTGAGACGCCTGGCGGGAAAAGCTCAAACAACAATAAGGGCCAGTTTCTGGCCGAGGAATTCCTTTTGAACGCCCTCTATCCTGTGATTGCCGTCGTGGCGGCCTATCTGATCGGTTCTCTGTCTTTCGCCGTCATCGTCAGCCGCGTCATGGGCCTGAATGACCCGCGTACCTATGGCAGCGGCAACCCTGGCGCGACCAATGTGCTGCGCTCTGGCAGCAAGGCGGCAGCGGCTGTCACGCTGCTGCTGGACGCACTCAAGGGTCTGGTGCCCGTGCTGCTGGTCAAGCTCTTTGGCGAGCATTTCGGCCTGGGTGACAGCACGCTGGCGCTGGTGGCGCTGGCCGCGTTTCTGGGTCACTTGTATCCCGTTTTCTTCGGTTTCCAGGGCGGCAAAGGCGTGGCCACCGCACTGGGCGTGCTGCTGGGCATCAGTGGCTGGCTGGGTCTGGCGACAGCGCTGACATGGCTGCTGATTGCCGTGTTTTTCCGCTATTCGTCGCTGGCTGCGCTGGTGGCTTCGATTTTTGCCCCTGTGTATTACGTGCTTTGCAGCGGCATTGTG is from Comamonas fluminis and encodes:
- the plsY gene encoding glycerol-3-phosphate 1-O-acyltransferase PlsY, producing MNALYPVIAVVAAYLIGSLSFAVIVSRVMGLNDPRTYGSGNPGATNVLRSGSKAAAAVTLLLDALKGLVPVLLVKLFGEHFGLGDSTLALVALAAFLGHLYPVFFGFQGGKGVATALGVLLGISGWLGLATALTWLLIAVFFRYSSLAALVASIFAPVYYVLCSGIVWNAETPITVAIVVMAMLLIWRHRENIQRLMAGKESKLGQKKADAGKPAAPAERNASKGKRR
- the ybaK gene encoding Cys-tRNA(Pro) deacylase yields the protein MAKKDKSAHVSETPATQMLKAHKVEFTEHPYEYVEHGGTEESARQLGLDEHAVVKTLVMQDQDAKPLIVLMHGDCKVSTKNLARQIGAKSVEPCKPEVANRHSGYLVGGTSPFGTKRDMPVYIEDTILELPRIAINGGRRGYLVQLAPKVCTDLLNAQPVHCALAE
- a CDS encoding aldo/keto reductase, with the translated sequence MNPVALGQSDLRVSPICLGTMTFGEQVDEAEAHRIMDRAVERGVDFFDTAEMYAVPAREATFGATETIIGNWLKARPGMRDQITLASKVAGPSRGMPWIRANAGMSAQDMVQSCDASLKRLQTEVIDLYQIHWPERHVPAFGSMYYDPKKEHSLTPIHEQLQALAGLVRQGKIRHIGLSNETPYGVHEFVRLAEQHGLPRVASTQNPYCLVNRSYENALDETCQRLDVSLLAYSPLAFGLLTGKFDQFAPTEAGAPKDSRIGRYESVQKQRWGRPDALAAARRYNALARQHGMTPVQMALAFCYTKWQVASTIIGVTSAAQLDEDLNAWGTELSPELLTEIDKIRWEMRDPAV